One genomic region from Quercus robur chromosome 4, dhQueRobu3.1, whole genome shotgun sequence encodes:
- the LOC126721287 gene encoding uncharacterized protein LOC126721287, giving the protein MLNQPPSPKDTSADIDFQQQVDVITFDEMDLNRPSLPSKPEPANPKRKREQKGKDVVEVGRSCLAHEDEAQRAAKQQKEQIATLKKKLEEAQKLKDQAEKLKAKIEKAKIEAEKARDRAEQDGYDVSVAKTKDTFRAKVPAEQLKEPEVSKETSSNKTAEVPQDGAASQGFEQALASITMPVEGAPKEKEKTIPTESAKPANKTFKDKLQIKLKQ; this is encoded by the exons ATGTTAAATCAACCTCCATCTCCCAAGGATACATCGGCTGACATTGACTTTCAGCAACAAGTGGACGTCATCACTTTTGATGAGATGG ACCTCAACAGG CCATCTTTGCCTTCCAAACCTGAACCTGCTAATccgaaaaggaagagagagcagAAAGGCAAAGACGTAGTGGAGGTTGGGAGGTCTTGTCTTGCTCATGAAGACGAAGCCCAACGAGCTGCAAAGCAACAAAAG GAGCAAATAGCAACCCTCAAGAAGAAATTGGAAGAAGCCCAGAAGCTCAAAGATCAGGCGGAGAAGTTGAAAGCTAAGATCGAGAAGGCAAAAATAGAGGCCGAGAAGGCTAGGGACAGGGCTGAACAGGATGGTTACGACGTCAGCGTAGCTAAGACCAAGGATACCTTCCGGGCAAAGGTCCCTGCT GAGCAGTTAAAGGAACCTGAAGTTTCAAAGGAAACATCCTCAAACAAGACCGCAGAGGTTCCACAAGATGGGGCAGCTTCCCAAGGTTTTGAACAGGCCTTAGCTTCAATTACCATGCCTGTCGAGGGAGCCCccaaagagaaggaaaaaacgATTCCTACTGAATCGGCTAAACCAGCTAACAAGACTTTCAAGGACAAGCTTCAGATAAAATTGAAACAGTGA